One genomic window of Lytechinus variegatus isolate NC3 chromosome 1, Lvar_3.0, whole genome shotgun sequence includes the following:
- the LOC121412586 gene encoding toll-like receptor 3, with protein MERCLIYSLMVVLITVQCSFGYDRDPVKISSFPMKGSLQGCNENLQTKTVACIGKGLKRVPRNLPEDIYVLNLAYNNITMLLNASFEEYPLIKDLYIYFNDLRSIEPAAFHPIRDLRYLDLSYNTRLVVLPVKGVFMKSPKLFSLNLSRLNLRSIPNDTLKWSPRLRLVNLSSNKLSFINLSSCGTVKEVNLSRNLIQRLTMEYFIFPCRTDHLDLTNNPIQFVDSDDIASLQVRSLKLGQYNLRNETLLNIILGISKSNIQELSISNGFVGEFPEGLFEPLRNSSLSVLKFNGNSIISHDLSVFSNLTKIEQFDFSYNIPFIDEIQPVFFDGMRALKVLTIDGNEVTKLNPFNQNWTVNLTHLSLQDNKLRAIFAPAFSGLESLISLDMAWNKYLFVFMATSGLDNIQYLDLRGSSITFLEFNTPTLRFLFLNSVLDHPHLAPGDSFKHLQSLVELNMRDSRIYDSNLWGGVDESLFDGLLNLTYLDLSRNDFRYDLTPGIFRELFGLIELNLEECSMTGIHPLLFVGLESLQKVNLKGNNIKHLRGDLLSVLGQITDINLEGNLINFLDDVMFINNKKLTNLSLANNKLTRLNQSTFKPIFSSISTIDISMNPIVCNCDLKWLIDWLKGSIELNHINNTVCSPASLKPVRLKTLFHFHPDELCSIRTGLVSVIPLAVVGVLVLVVVVFHNRWHLKYKIFLLKLAIFGYKEMQDARDHNDYEFDMNIMFYDDDEGWIRDHLRPALEEHLPQFQRNVFGDEGLVLGMHYLDAVDHAVTHSYKTIIVLSRAAVRDHWFILKFRTAMDHVSDTLTEFVLVIFLEDIQDDEMPFLVRLYLSDGRPYINWTDDVRGHEYFWNELSKRLTINLRTNDNIPNE; from the coding sequence ATGGAAAGGTGCTTGATATACTCCTTGATGGTTGTATTAATCACCGTCCAATGTTCATTTGGATATGACAGAGATCCTGTCAAGATATCTTCCTTTCCTATGAAAGGATCACTTCAGGGATGCAATGAGAACTTGCAGACGAAGACTGTCGCTTGCATTGGTAAAGGCCTTAAAAGGGTTCCCCGAAATCTTCCAGAAGATATCTATGTGCTTAACCTGGCTTACAACAATATCACCATGCTCTTAAATGCATCGTTCGAAGAATACCCTCTAATCAAAGACTTGTACATCTATTTTAACGATCTACGATCGATAGAACCCGCTGCCTTTCACCCTATCAGGGATCTAAGATATCTGGATCTCTCCTATAACACGCGTCTGGTTGTGCTTCCAGTGAAAGGAGTCTTTATGAAGTCTCCAAAGCTTTTCAGTCTAAACTTGTCGCGGTTAAACCTGAGATCTATCCCAAATGACACACTGAAGTGGAGCCCACGTCTACGTCTTGTGAATCTGTCAAGTAACAAACTTTCCTTCATCAATTTAAGTTCCTGTGGCACGGTCAAAGAAGTAAATTTGAGTCGTAATCTTATACAACGGCTTACaatggaatatttcatattcccgTGCCGCACCGATCACCTAGATCTAACAAACAACCCAATACAATTTGTAGACTCCGACGACATCGCATCACTCCAAGTTCGTTCATTAAAGCTAGGTCAATACAATTTGCGTAATGAAACATTACTTAACATCATACTAGGAATCTCAAAATCAAACATCCAAGAGCTATCAATTTCGAATGGCTTTGTAGGTGAGTTTCCAGAGGGTTTATTCGAACCACTGCGCAACTCTTCCCTCTCTGTACTGAAATTCAACGGGAATAGCATAATCAGCCACGATCTTTCAGTCTTTTCTAATTTGACAAAAATTGAACAATTTGATTTCAGTTATAACATTCCCTTCATAGATGAAATCCAACCGGTGTTTTTCGACGGTATGAGGGCACTAAAAGTGTTGACAATCGACGGAAACGAAGTAACGAAATTAAATCCTTTCAACCAAAACTGGACAGTGAACTTAACACACCTGAGCTTACAAGATAATAAATTAAGAGCAATATTCGCACCTGCATTTAGTGGCTTAGAAAGTTTAATCTCACTGGACATGGCATGGAACAAATACCTTTTTGTATTTATGGCAACATCGGGACTTGACAACATTCAGTATCTCGATTTGAGGGGAAGTAGTATAACTTTTCTAGAATTTAACACCCCAACTCTAAGATTCCTGTTTCTTAATAGTGTTTTAGACCATCCCCATCTGGCACCAGGAGACTCCTTTAAACATTTACAGTCACTTGTTGAGTTAAACATGAGAGATTCTCGCATTTACGATTCTAACTTGTGGGGTGGTGTAGATGAGTCTCTTTTCGATGGATTATTAAATCTGACTTATTTGGACCTGAGTAGAAATGATTTTAGGTATGATTTAACACCTGGGATATTTCGAGAACTCTTTGGATTAATAGAGCTCAATCTAGAGGAGTGCTCTATGACTGGCATACACCCTCTACTATTCGTGGGCTTGGAATCGCTTCAGAAAGTGAACTTGAAAGGGAATAACATCAAGCATCTCCGTGGTGATCTCCTTTCTGTATTGGGTCAAATAACAGATATTAACTTAGAAGGGAACCTGATAAACTTCTTGGATGACGTTATGTTCATCAACAACAAGAAGCTTACAAATCTCTCTTTGGCCAACAACAAATTAACGCGCCTTAATCAAAGCACTTTTAAGCCGATCTTTTCCTCTATTTCaacaattgatatatcaatGAATCCAATCGTTTGTAACTGCGATCTTAAGTGGCTGATTGACTGGTTAAAGGGGTCCATCGAACTTAATCATATAAATAATACAGTTTGTTCGCCAGCATCTCTTAAGCCCGTTCGTTTAAAAACCCTGTTCCATTTTCATCCAGATGAACTATGCAGTATCAGGACTGGCCTTGTTTCCGTGATTCCACTTGCTGTTGTTGGTGTGCTTGTTTTGGTTGTGGTTGTTTTTCATAACCGATGGCATTTAAAATACAAGATCTTTCTCCTGAAACTAGCTATCTTCGGATACAAAGAGATGCAAGATGCCCGTGACCATAACGATTACGAGTTTGACATGAACATCATGTtctatgatgatgacgaagggTGGATTCGTGATCATCTACGACCTGCTCTCGAAGAACACCTTCCACAGTTCCAGAGGAACGTCTTTGGTGACGAAGGCCTTGTCCTTGGTATGCATTACTTAGATGCTGTGGATCATGCGGTGACCCATAGTTACAAGACCATCATCGTACTCAGTAGAGCAGCTGTGAGAGACCACTGGTTCATTCTTAAGTTTCGTACGGCCATGGATCACGTGAGTGATACTCTGACTGAATTCGTACTGGTGATATTCCTTGAAGACATCCAAGATGATGAAATGCCTTTCTTGGTGAGGTTGTATCTAAGTGATGGCAGACCGTATATCAACTGGACAGATGATGTAAGAGGACATGAATATTTCTGGAATGAACTGTCCAAAAGGCTGACCATTAATCTTAGGACAAATGATAATATCCCCAACGAGTAG